Below is a genomic region from Fusobacterium canifelinum.
TTGTTCTAACTTATAGTAAACTTTCCCATACTCTGCATATATCCAACTATCATCTCTACCAAGTTTTTTTGCTTTTTCTAAATATTTTAATTCTTCATCATAGTTCCCTATAACTCCATAAACCCAAGCCATGTCTGATAGTAACCAAACATTTTTTCCTTTATTTTTTTTATTTGCAACTAAATAATGTTTTATAGCTTCTTCATATTTTTCTAATTCTTTATAGCAAATTCCTATTTCAATATTAACCCAAACATCATCTTGTCCTAATTCTTGTGCTTTAAAATCAGCTTCTAAGGCTTCTTCATATTTTTCTAAAAGGCGATATGTCCATCCAATTTGAGAGTATATCCAACTATCATTTCTTCCAAGTTCCTTAGCTCTAAAATAATGTTCCAAGGCTTCTTCAAGTTTATTTAATTCAGTTAAACAATATCCTAACTCAGAATGTACCCAGGCATCATCTCTACCATCACTAATAACAGATTTTAAAAGCTCCTCTGCTAAATCACAAGCTCCAATTTTATCATAGAACCAAGCTAAATATGAATTACATTGAATTTTATCATCATTTGTTGTTATATATTCCTTTGATTTTAAAGCATATTCCAATGCTTTATCTTGTGCTTCTTGACTATCATCTTTATTAATTACTTGCTTTGATAATTCTATATATATATTTAATAAGTAGTTTTTAATTTCTTCATCTTCTGGATTTATTTCATGAGCCATTAAAAAATGTTTTTCTGCTTTTTCATAATCTTCTAAATAAAAATATGAATATCCTATTCTATAATTCCAACGCATAGTATTTCCTTCTTCTATTTCTATGCTTTTTAAAATTTCTATTGCTTTTTCATAATTTTGAATATTATTATATGCTCTACCTAATTGACCTACTATCTCATTATTTAGTTGTTCTGCTGGAAGTGCTTCAATCATATCAATTATATCTTGATACTTCTCTAAATCATCTAAATCATCAATTTTTTTCAATAACTCATCTTTCATTTTTTCACCTCTATTTAATTCTAATACTAATATATTATACCATATAAAAGCTTTTAGAAATTTGATTTTTTTATCTTTTAGTGTTACAATACTGCATATATTTAGTTTTAATTCACAAGGGAACTAATAAATTGTTTACACAATAATTACAATTTATTTTTTCCCTTTATTTTAATATTTTATTCAAAAGATAAAATTCATTGAGGAGGAATTTATGAAACTTTTAAGAACCTATATAAAAGAAAATATAGGAACTTCATTGCTTGGTGCAATATTTTTAACTTTAAATACTTTTGCGACTCTAGCAATACCTTTTCAAGTATCAAATATGATAAATCATGGAATAATTAAAAAAAATATTGATATGGTATATTCAACAAGTATAAAAATGATAGCTATCTTAATTTTTGGTACTGTTACAGGAATTATTGCCAACCACTATATTGCACTTTTTGCTACTCGTTTTGCTAAACAAAATAGAAAAATGTTAATGAGAAATATTGAAACTTTGACACTTGACCAAGTCAGTGATTTTGGAGTAGCTTCTTTGGTAACTCGTGTTTCAAATGACAATAATAATGCTCAACAAATTATAGTTGCATTTTTCCAGATGATATTACCAAGTCCGATAATGGCTATAATTTCTATATTTTTAACTATACAGTTATCACCTAGTTTGGCTTTGATACCACTATTTACAATTTTAATTTTTGCTTTTGCAATAACTTTAACTTTATTTAAATCACTACCTTATATTTTAAAAGTACAAAAAAAATTGGATAGAATGGTTTTGGTATTAAGAGAAAGATTTATTGGAGCAAAAATTATTAGAGCCTTTGACAATTCTAAAAAAGAAAGAGATAAGTTTAATGATATAGCTCAAGACTACACTGATAACTATATCACTATCAATAAAAAATTTGCTTTACTTTCACCTATGGCTTTTTCACTTATGTCAGTTATTATCACTTTAATAATTTTCTTTGGTGCTAGAAAAGTTTTAAACAATACCTTAGAAATTGGTTCTATAACTGCTATTGTTGAATACTCTTTAACAACTATTGCTGCACTTATTATGTCATCTATGGTTTTAGTACAAATGCCAAAAGCTGTAGTTTCAATAGATAGAATAGAAGAAGTTTTAGCTGTTACAAGTGAAATAAAAGACAAAGAAGGATTAAAAGATAATTCTTATTATGAAGATATTTTAAATCAAAACCCTATATCTTTAACTTTTGATAATGTATGTTTTAGATACAAGGGAGCTGAAAAACAAATTTTAAAAAATGTTTCATTCTCTATAAAGGCAGGAGAAAGATTTGCAATAGTTGGAGCAACTGGTTCTGGTAAATCTACAATAGCAAAGGTTTTACTTAGATTAAATGATATAGAAGATGGAAAAATTTTAATAAATAACTATAATTCTTTGGATTTACCTTTAACTTGTCTAAGAAACCAAATTAGTTATATTCCACAAAAAGCATATATATTTAGTGGAACTATAAAAGATAACTTTAGATTTGCTAATAAAAATATGACTGATGAAGAAATGGTAAAGATTGCGAAAATTGCTCAATCTTATGATTTTATTGATTCTTTACCTGATAAATTTGATTCCTTTGTTGCACAGGGAGGAACTAATTTCTCTGGTGGACAAAAACAGAGATTATCCATTGCAAGAGCTCTTTCAAAAGACTCAAATATATATTTATTTGATGATAGTTTCTCTGCTCTTGACTATGCAACTGCTGCTAAACTTCGTAAAGAATTAAAAACATTTTTAAAAGATAAGATTACAATTATTATTGCTCAAAGATTAAATACTATTGCTGATGCAGATAAAATAATTGTGTTAAAAGATGGAGAAATAACTGGAATGGGGACTCATGAAGAGTTACTAAAAAATAATCATGAATATATTGAACTTGCAAAATCACAAGGAATTTTAGAATAAGGAGGTTGAAAATGTCTAAAAAGAAAAATCAAAATGAAGATACTATAAAGAATTTTAAAAAAGCAATTTCTAATTTTTTATCACTTTTAAGTGAAAAGAAAATACCATTTTTAATCTCTGTAACATCTAATATACTATCAACTTTTTTAGTTGTAGCTATCCCTTGGGTTTCTGCACTTGCTATTGATGATATTGTAAATATAATGAATGATACCATTGTTACTAATAAATGGGCAGCTGTTTCAAGTTTTATCATTAAATCAGTTTCTGCACTAGGGATAATAGCTATTTTAATCTTTGTTTTAAACTATTTACAAGAATATTTATCAGCTATACTTGGGGAACAAATAGCTCAATCTCTTAGAATGAAATTAAGTAATAAACTTACAAAACTTCCTATGAATTTCTTTGATACAAACCAAGTTGGAGATATTTTAAGTAAAGTCACAACTGACATTGAAAAGATTGCTGAAGTTATTGTGACAGGCTTTACAAGATTTATTTATTCATTTTTAATAATAGTTCTTGTTATAATTATGTTACTTCGTATAAATGTTAAGTTGACAGCTATTGTATTAGGAATACTTTTAATCAGTGTAGTGGTTACATATTTTGTTTCAAACTTAACACAAAAAATATTTGCTAAAAATGTGACTACACTTTCTGAATTAAGTACAATAACAGAAGAAGCCTTAACAGGAAATTTAGTTATACAATCATATAATAAACAAAAAGATATTTTAGAGATTTTAGATAAATCTATTGAAGAACAATATTCAGCTGGAAAAACTCTTGAATTTACAATATTTTCAATATATCCTTCAATTAGATTTATAACACAGATTGCCTTTGTTATATCAGCAGTTATGTCTGCTATACTCGTTATAAATGGTCATCTTACATTGGGGCTTGCTCAAGCATTTCTACAATATGTAACTCAGATATCTGACCCTGTTACAACAGCTGCCTATATTATAAATTCATTACAAAATGCCTTAGTTTCTGTTGAAAGGGTTTATGATATTTTAGAATTACCTGAAGAAATTGATTTAGCAGAGGATACTCATTTACTTGATGATACAAAAGGACAAATCTCTTTTGAAAATGTTTCTTTTGGTTATACTAAGGATAAACTTTTAATGAAAAATGTTAACTTTACTGCTAAGGCTGAACAAATGGTTGCAATAGTTGGTCCTACTGGTGTAGGTAAAACAACCCTTATAAATTTATTGATGAGATTCTATGATGTAAATGGTGGTAGAATCTTATTTGATGGTATAGATATTTCAAAGGTAACAAAAAAAGAATTAAGAGCAAACTTTGGTATGGTTTTACAAGATACTTGGCTATTTAAAGGAACTATTGCAGAAAATATTGCCTATGGAAAACCTGATGCTACTCGTGAAGAAATAATTGAAGCAGCTAAACTTGCTAAATGTGATAGTTTTATTCGTAAGTTGCCTCAAGGTTATGATACTATAATCACAAGTGAAAATGGCATGATTTCTCAAGGGCAACAACAATTATTAACAATAGCTCGTACAATTTTACCTAATCCAAAAGTTATGATACTAGATGAAGCTACATCAAGTATCGATACTAAAACTGAAAAAGATATACAAGTTGTTATCAGTCAACTGATGAAAGGTAGAACAAGCTTTGTTATTGCTCATAGACTTTCAACTATTCGTAATGCTGATTTAATTCTAGTTATGAAAGATGGGGATATTGTTGAGCAAGGTAATCATGATGAGCTAATGAAGTTTGATGGAATCTATGCTAATTTGTATAACACACAATTTAATCAATAATATAGAAAATAAAAAACCACTTATAAAGTGGTTTTTTATTTGATTTTTAAAAATGAGTGCACTAATTTTTAAAAATTATTTGTTTAAGTGTTTTAATAATCTTTCACTTAAAGTAGCAATATTTGCTTTTAAGATTCTCATTACTTCTACTTCAGAAGCTCCTTTTAAAGTTTTTAAAGTTCTAGCACAAACTTTTACTTTTATTGGGCTACCATTAACAACTAAAGTTGTAACTTGTAGGTTTGGTTTCCATACTCTTCTAGTTAATCTATGAGAGTGAGATATTTGGTTTCCACTAATTAAACCAGTTCCTGTTATTTCACATCTTTGCATGTTAGCACCTCCTTGACATTCTTTTTTTACAATACATCGTATTTTATCATTTAATTTGTAAAAAATCAAGAATAAAAATATATAAAATAATAATTTTTATTAAATGGTAAAAAATTCAACAAAATAACTTAAATTTTAATGATTGATTTTGATTGAAAAAGAATGAAAATGATTGTATAATTAATTATATTAATATATATATTGCTACTTGCCAGCCATTAATGTTTCCAGAGCTCCAAAATGCTCTCTCAACATTAATGGACGTCGCAGTAGCCTTATTAAAAATTATTATTTATTATAATTAATTATACAAAAGGAAAAGATATGTTATTTGAAGACAGAATTTCACTCATTTTAAAACTTATTGAACAAAACGGTAGTATTGAAAATTCAAAAATTATTAAAGATTTGAAAATTAGTGAAGCTACTCTTAGGAGAGATTTAGCTTATCTTGAAAAAGAGGGCAAAATTAAAAGAGTTAGAGGGGGTGCTATTTTAAAAAAGGTTGCTAGAAAGGAAATTGCAATCAAAGAAAAAAATTTTAATAAAGACAGTAAAAAGAAAATTGCAAAATTGGCAGCTCAATTTATTTCTGATGGAGACTATATCTATTTAGATGCTGGAACAACAACCTATGAAATTATTGACTATATAAAAGGGAAAAATATCAAGGTTGTAACAAATGGAATTATACATTTAGAAAAACTTATAGCTAATGACATTGAAACTTATTTGATAGGTGGAAGAATTAAAAAAAGTACCTTGGCTATTGTTGGAGTAAAAGCCCTTAGAGATTTATCAGAATTTAGGTTCGATAAGGCTTTTATTGGAATTAATGGAATTAATGAAAATGGTTATTCAACTCATGACATTGAGGAAGCTTTAATAAAAAAACAAGCTATTGATAATTCTAACAAGGCTTTTATTTTAGCAGATAGCTCAAAGTTTGATATTGTATACTTCGCTAATGTTGCAAAACTTGAAGAGGCGACAATAATAACCGATAAAAAAGAAGTAAATAAAAATATAATAAAACATACACAAATAATAAACACATATTAAATTGAAAGGAGTACCAATGATATATTCAGTAACTTTGAATCCCTCCATTGACTTTATTGTTAGAGTAAAGGATTTTCAATTAGGTGAAACTAACAGAGCCTATGAAGATAATTTCTTTGCTGGTGGTAAGGGAATAATGGTATCAAAACTCTTGAAAAATGTTAAGACTGATTGTGTAAATCTTGGTTTTTTAGGAGGATTTACAGGAGCATTTATAGAGCAGAATTTAAAAAAATTAAATATTTTATCAGATTTTGTAACTGTAAATGAGAACACAAGAGTAAATGTTAAATTAAAAACTGAAACTGAAACTGAAATTAACTGCCAAGGTCCAAAAATTTCTGAGAATGAAAAAGAAGAATTCTTAGATAAAATTAGAAAAATTAAAAGTGATGACTTCGTCATTTTATCTGGTTCAGTTCCTAGTAATCTTGGAAATGATTTCTATATAACTATTATAGAAATTTTAAACAAAAATGGGGTAAAATTTACTCTTGATAGTAGTGGAGAAACTTTTAGTAAATCTTTAAAATACAAGCCATTTTTAATAAAGCCTAATAAAGATGAATTAAAAGAGTATGCAAAAAGAGAATTTAAAAATAATCAAGAAATTATAGACTATGTCAGAAAAAATCTTGTAGATAAGGCAGAACATGTAATTATTTCTCTGGGGGGAGAAGGAGCTTTATATATAGATAAAAATTTTTCACTTTCTGCTCAGCCATTAAGAGTAAAGGAAAATGTAGTTAATACTGTTGGTGCAGGAGATTCAGTTGTTGCTGGTTTTGTAAATTATATGCTTAAACATAATGAGGTTGAAAAAGCATTTAGGTTTGCAGTGGCTTGTGGAACAGCAACAAGTTTCTCTGAAGATATTGGAGAATTAGATTTCATTGAAGAAATATATAGCAAATTAGTTATAGAAAAGGAGAATTATGGAAATTAAAGATTTACTAAAAAAAGATTTAATGATAATGGACTTAAAAGCATCTACAAAGATGGAAGCTATTGATGAAATGGTAGCAAAATTAAAAGAAAAAAATATTATATCTGATGAAGCTGTTTTTAAAGATTTAATTTTAAAGAGAGAAGAAAGAAGTTCAACAGGTTTGGGTGAAGGAATTGCAATGCCTCATGCTAAAACTTCTGTTGTAAATACTCCTTCTGTACTATTTGCAAGGTCAAATAAGGGTATAGACTATGATGCCTTAGATGATGAGCCTGTATATATTTTCTTTATGATAGCTGCTTCAGAAGGTGCTCATGATTTACATATAGAAACTCTTGCTAAATTATCTAAAATGTTATTAAATGATGATTTTACACAAGGTTTAAAAACTTGTAGTACTTCTGATGAAGTTTATGCTCTTGTAGATAAATATTCTGAAAAATCAGAAGAAACTGTTAAGGAAGAGGTAAAAGAAGTTCAAAATGCAAATAAGAAAAGAATACTTGCTGTAACTGCTTGTCCAACAGGTATTGCACATACATATATGGCAGAAGCTGCTCTTAAAGAAGCTGGAGAAAAATTAGGAGTAGATGTTAAGGTTGAAACTAATGGAGCAGATGGAATTAAAAATAATTTAACTTCAAATGATATAAATGAAGCTGTTGGAATTATAGTTGCTGCTGATAAAAAAGTTGAAACTGCTCGTTTCAATGATAGAAAAGTTATAGTTACAAGTACAGCAGATGCTATAAAAAATGCTGAAACTTTAATTAAGAAAGTTTTAAATAATGAA
It encodes:
- a CDS encoding ABC transporter ATP-binding protein — encoded protein: MKLLRTYIKENIGTSLLGAIFLTLNTFATLAIPFQVSNMINHGIIKKNIDMVYSTSIKMIAILIFGTVTGIIANHYIALFATRFAKQNRKMLMRNIETLTLDQVSDFGVASLVTRVSNDNNNAQQIIVAFFQMILPSPIMAIISIFLTIQLSPSLALIPLFTILIFAFAITLTLFKSLPYILKVQKKLDRMVLVLRERFIGAKIIRAFDNSKKERDKFNDIAQDYTDNYITINKKFALLSPMAFSLMSVIITLIIFFGARKVLNNTLEIGSITAIVEYSLTTIAALIMSSMVLVQMPKAVVSIDRIEEVLAVTSEIKDKEGLKDNSYYEDILNQNPISLTFDNVCFRYKGAEKQILKNVSFSIKAGERFAIVGATGSGKSTIAKVLLRLNDIEDGKILINNYNSLDLPLTCLRNQISYIPQKAYIFSGTIKDNFRFANKNMTDEEMVKIAKIAQSYDFIDSLPDKFDSFVAQGGTNFSGGQKQRLSIARALSKDSNIYLFDDSFSALDYATAAKLRKELKTFLKDKITIIIAQRLNTIADADKIIVLKDGEITGMGTHEELLKNNHEYIELAKSQGILE
- a CDS encoding ABC transporter ATP-binding protein: MSKKKNQNEDTIKNFKKAISNFLSLLSEKKIPFLISVTSNILSTFLVVAIPWVSALAIDDIVNIMNDTIVTNKWAAVSSFIIKSVSALGIIAILIFVLNYLQEYLSAILGEQIAQSLRMKLSNKLTKLPMNFFDTNQVGDILSKVTTDIEKIAEVIVTGFTRFIYSFLIIVLVIIMLLRINVKLTAIVLGILLISVVVTYFVSNLTQKIFAKNVTTLSELSTITEEALTGNLVIQSYNKQKDILEILDKSIEEQYSAGKTLEFTIFSIYPSIRFITQIAFVISAVMSAILVINGHLTLGLAQAFLQYVTQISDPVTTAAYIINSLQNALVSVERVYDILELPEEIDLAEDTHLLDDTKGQISFENVSFGYTKDKLLMKNVNFTAKAEQMVAIVGPTGVGKTTLINLLMRFYDVNGGRILFDGIDISKVTKKELRANFGMVLQDTWLFKGTIAENIAYGKPDATREEIIEAAKLAKCDSFIRKLPQGYDTIITSENGMISQGQQQLLTIARTILPNPKVMILDEATSSIDTKTEKDIQVVISQLMKGRTSFVIAHRLSTIRNADLILVMKDGDIVEQGNHDELMKFDGIYANLYNTQFNQ
- the rpmB gene encoding 50S ribosomal protein L28, whose amino-acid sequence is MQRCEITGTGLISGNQISHSHRLTRRVWKPNLQVTTLVVNGSPIKVKVCARTLKTLKGASEVEVMRILKANIATLSERLLKHLNK
- a CDS encoding DeoR/GlpR family DNA-binding transcription regulator codes for the protein MLFEDRISLILKLIEQNGSIENSKIIKDLKISEATLRRDLAYLEKEGKIKRVRGGAILKKVARKEIAIKEKNFNKDSKKKIAKLAAQFISDGDYIYLDAGTTTYEIIDYIKGKNIKVVTNGIIHLEKLIANDIETYLIGGRIKKSTLAIVGVKALRDLSEFRFDKAFIGINGINENGYSTHDIEEALIKKQAIDNSNKAFILADSSKFDIVYFANVAKLEEATIITDKKEVNKNIIKHTQIINTY
- the pfkB gene encoding 1-phosphofructokinase — translated: MIYSVTLNPSIDFIVRVKDFQLGETNRAYEDNFFAGGKGIMVSKLLKNVKTDCVNLGFLGGFTGAFIEQNLKKLNILSDFVTVNENTRVNVKLKTETETEINCQGPKISENEKEEFLDKIRKIKSDDFVILSGSVPSNLGNDFYITIIEILNKNGVKFTLDSSGETFSKSLKYKPFLIKPNKDELKEYAKREFKNNQEIIDYVRKNLVDKAEHVIISLGGEGALYIDKNFSLSAQPLRVKENVVNTVGAGDSVVAGFVNYMLKHNEVEKAFRFAVACGTATSFSEDIGELDFIEEIYSKLVIEKENYGN